The proteins below come from a single Lactobacillus johnsonii genomic window:
- a CDS encoding bifunctional folylpolyglutamate synthase/dihydrofolate synthase has product MKFTNVDQVIKRIYSLPKLHPKNDLSYIRRILKQLNNPQDSVKTIHVTGTNGKGSTSYYLSNLLQKAGQKTGLFVSPYIYEFNERIQLNGKNISNNDLIKTANEIEMAIEILKKDDPDFSLVTFEYEVALAFQFFAQENCDYAVIEVGIGGEHDKTNVIIPEVSVITTIGLDHEKIIGPTLKDIAKEKSGIIKSDRPVVLGNVPQDVLEILLNKAQSENSKSFLLGRDFQIKIMPDVIKYQDSKNIYNFALRPLVEAYDIGIAVQAIQLLQLDLDRKKIEEAINETRIPGRYDVIQTSPEIIVDGAHNLQAMENLLNLVRKKKKGQIYVLLGMMKDKDLGPVTKLFKDEKVTLTRIDYPRAARLEDFPKEAQKEFEYKENFEEAYTSLKNKLQADDMLLVTGSFYLVGAVLNYCKRGKDES; this is encoded by the coding sequence GTGAAATTTACTAATGTTGACCAGGTAATTAAGAGAATATATTCTTTACCCAAACTTCATCCTAAAAATGATCTGAGTTATATCCGAAGGATTTTGAAACAGTTAAATAATCCTCAAGATAGTGTTAAGACAATTCATGTTACCGGAACAAATGGTAAAGGGTCGACATCCTATTATTTGAGTAATCTATTGCAAAAGGCCGGTCAAAAGACTGGCCTTTTTGTGTCTCCTTATATATATGAATTTAATGAAAGAATTCAATTAAATGGTAAAAATATAAGCAATAATGATCTCATTAAAACAGCTAATGAAATTGAGATGGCAATAGAGATACTAAAAAAAGATGATCCTGATTTTTCTTTAGTAACATTTGAATATGAAGTAGCTTTAGCCTTTCAATTTTTTGCTCAAGAAAACTGTGACTATGCAGTTATTGAAGTGGGGATTGGAGGAGAGCATGACAAGACAAATGTAATTATTCCTGAAGTAAGTGTTATTACAACAATTGGATTAGATCATGAAAAAATAATAGGACCAACTTTAAAAGATATTGCTAAAGAAAAAAGTGGCATAATAAAATCTGATAGACCTGTTGTCTTAGGAAATGTTCCTCAAGATGTACTAGAGATTTTACTTAATAAGGCGCAAAGTGAAAATTCAAAATCATTTTTATTAGGAAGAGATTTTCAAATAAAAATAATGCCCGATGTGATTAAATATCAAGATTCAAAGAATATCTATAATTTTGCATTACGGCCTTTGGTAGAAGCTTATGATATCGGGATAGCAGTTCAAGCGATTCAATTGTTGCAACTTGATTTAGATAGAAAAAAGATTGAAGAAGCAATTAATGAAACCCGTATTCCTGGTAGATATGATGTGATTCAAACTAGTCCTGAAATCATTGTCGATGGGGCACATAATTTACAAGCGATGGAGAATCTTTTAAACTTAGTTCGAAAGAAGAAAAAAGGACAAATCTATGTGTTACTTGGAATGATGAAAGATAAAGACCTGGGGCCAGTCACAAAATTATTTAAGGATGAAAAAGTCACTTTAACCCGAATTGATTATCCTAGAGCTGCTAGATTAGAAGATTTTCCAAAAGAGGCACAAAAAGAATTTGAATATAAAGAAAATTTTGAAGAAGCTTATACAAGCTTGAAGAATAAATTGCAGGCAGATGATATGCTATTAGTGACAGGATCTTTTTATTTAGTTGGTGCAGTTTTAAATTACTGCAAAAGAGGTAAAGATGAAAGTTGA
- a CDS encoding valine--tRNA ligase, with protein sequence MADLAPKYNPNEVEKGRYQEWLDEDLFKPSGDKKAHPYSIVIPPPNVTGKLHLGHAWDTAIQDTLIRFKRMQGYDTLYLPGMDHAGIATQAKVEAKLRTQGKDRHEMGREAFVKQVWDWKDEYASIIKSQWAKMGLSLDYSRERFTLDKGLSKAVRKVFVQLYNEGLIYRGEYIINWDPKLETALSDIEVIHKDDKGAFYHIKYPFADGSGFVEIATTRPETMFGDTAVAVAPGDERYKDIVGKELVLPLVGRHIPIIEDQHVDPEFGTGLVKITPAHDPNDFQVGNRHNLERINVMNDNGTMNEEAGKYAGMDRFEARDALVKDLKEEGFLIKVEPIVHSVGHSERSGVQVEPRLSKQWFVKMKPLAEKVLENQKTDDKVNFVPERFEHTLEQWMSDVHDWVISRQLWWGHRIPAWYNKKTGETYVGLEAPKDSENWEQDPDVLDTWFSSALWPFSTLGWPDENSEDFKRYFPTNTLVTGYDIIFFWVSRMIFQSLHFTGKRPFDDVVLHGLIRDPQGRKMSKSLGNGVDPMDVVDEYGADALRWFLLNGTAPGQDTRYDPKKMGAAWNFINKIWNASRFVIMNLPEDAKPAHMPDTSKFDLADSWIFDRLNHTVSEVTRLFDEYQFGEAGRELYNFIWNDFCDWYIEISKVALNGNDEELKTRKQENLIWILDQILRLLHPIMPFVTEKLWLSMPHDGKSIMVAKYPETHKEFENKEADSQMAFLIEVIKAVRNIRMEVNAPMSSPIDIMIQIDDDNNKAVLDNNAEYVENFLHPKALSVAADIEAPKLAKTAVIPGAQIFVPLTELVNVDEELAKMEKEEKRLEAEVERAEKKLSNQGFVAHAPEAVINKEKEKKADYESQLAGVRERMKELKESK encoded by the coding sequence ATGGCAGATTTAGCACCTAAATATAATCCTAATGAAGTTGAAAAAGGAAGATACCAGGAATGGCTTGATGAAGACCTTTTTAAGCCATCTGGCGATAAAAAAGCTCATCCTTATTCAATCGTTATCCCACCACCAAATGTAACTGGTAAGTTGCACTTGGGACATGCATGGGATACAGCAATTCAAGATACATTAATTCGTTTTAAGCGTATGCAGGGCTATGATACCTTATACCTTCCTGGTATGGATCATGCTGGTATTGCAACTCAAGCTAAAGTTGAAGCTAAACTTCGTACACAAGGAAAAGATCGTCACGAAATGGGACGTGAAGCTTTTGTTAAGCAAGTTTGGGACTGGAAAGATGAGTATGCATCAATTATCAAGAGCCAATGGGCAAAGATGGGTCTTTCACTAGATTATTCTCGTGAAAGATTTACCCTTGATAAAGGTCTTTCAAAAGCTGTTAGAAAAGTTTTCGTTCAACTTTATAATGAAGGACTCATTTACCGTGGTGAATACATCATTAATTGGGATCCAAAATTGGAAACAGCTCTTAGTGATATCGAAGTTATTCACAAAGATGATAAGGGCGCATTTTACCACATTAAGTATCCATTTGCAGATGGTTCTGGATTTGTTGAAATTGCAACTACTCGTCCTGAAACTATGTTTGGTGATACTGCAGTAGCTGTTGCACCAGGGGATGAACGTTACAAAGATATTGTTGGTAAGGAATTAGTATTACCACTTGTTGGACGCCACATCCCAATTATTGAAGACCAACACGTTGATCCAGAATTTGGTACCGGTCTTGTTAAGATCACTCCAGCTCATGATCCTAACGACTTCCAAGTAGGTAATCGTCATAACTTAGAAAGAATCAATGTTATGAACGATAACGGAACGATGAACGAAGAAGCTGGCAAGTATGCTGGTATGGATCGTTTCGAAGCACGGGATGCACTAGTTAAGGATCTTAAAGAAGAAGGCTTCTTAATCAAGGTTGAACCAATTGTTCACTCAGTTGGTCACTCAGAGCGTTCTGGTGTTCAAGTAGAACCAAGACTTTCTAAACAATGGTTCGTTAAGATGAAGCCATTGGCTGAAAAAGTTTTGGAAAACCAAAAGACTGATGACAAGGTAAACTTTGTTCCTGAAAGATTTGAACATACTCTGGAACAATGGATGAGCGATGTTCATGACTGGGTAATTTCTCGTCAATTATGGTGGGGCCACAGAATTCCAGCTTGGTACAATAAGAAGACTGGTGAAACTTACGTAGGTCTTGAAGCTCCTAAAGATAGTGAAAACTGGGAGCAAGATCCAGATGTACTTGATACTTGGTTCTCAAGTGCATTATGGCCATTTTCTACTTTAGGCTGGCCTGATGAAAATTCAGAAGACTTCAAGCGTTACTTCCCAACTAATACTTTAGTTACTGGTTATGACATCATCTTCTTCTGGGTATCAAGAATGATCTTCCAAAGTTTACACTTCACTGGCAAGCGTCCATTTGATGATGTTGTTTTGCATGGTTTAATTCGTGACCCACAAGGACGTAAGATGAGTAAGTCTTTGGGTAACGGTGTTGACCCAATGGATGTTGTTGATGAATATGGTGCTGACGCTCTTCGTTGGTTCTTACTTAACGGTACAGCTCCTGGTCAAGATACTCGTTATGATCCTAAGAAGATGGGTGCAGCCTGGAACTTTATCAACAAGATTTGGAACGCAAGCCGTTTCGTAATTATGAACTTGCCAGAAGATGCTAAGCCTGCGCATATGCCAGATACTTCTAAGTTTGATTTGGCAGATAGCTGGATTTTTGACCGTTTGAATCACACTGTTAGTGAAGTAACTAGATTATTTGATGAATATCAATTTGGTGAAGCTGGTCGTGAACTTTACAACTTTATCTGGAATGACTTCTGTGATTGGTACATTGAAATTTCTAAGGTTGCATTAAACGGTAATGATGAAGAATTAAAGACTAGAAAACAAGAAAACTTAATCTGGATTCTTGATCAAATCTTACGTTTACTTCACCCAATCATGCCATTTGTAACTGAAAAGCTATGGCTTTCAATGCCTCACGATGGCAAGAGTATTATGGTAGCTAAATATCCAGAAACTCATAAGGAATTTGAAAACAAAGAAGCTGACAGTCAGATGGCCTTCTTAATTGAAGTAATCAAGGCTGTTAGAAATATCCGTATGGAAGTTAACGCACCTATGTCATCCCCAATTGATATCATGATTCAAATTGATGATGATAATAATAAAGCTGTTTTGGATAATAATGCTGAATATGTAGAAAACTTCCTTCATCCAAAAGCTTTATCCGTTGCAGCTGATATTGAAGCACCAAAACTTGCTAAAACTGCCGTAATTCCAGGAGCTCAAATCTTTGTTCCATTAACTGAATTAGTTAATGTAGATGAAGAACTCGCTAAGATGGAAAAGGAAGAAAAACGTCTTGAAGCTGAAGTTGAAAGAGCTGAAAAGAAACTTTCAAATCAAGGATTTGTAGCCCATGCTCCTGAAGCAGTTATAAATAAAGAAAAAGAAAAGAAGGCTGACTACGAAAGTCAACTTGCTGGTGTTCGTGAAAGAATGAAAGAATTAAAGGAAAGTAAATAG